One genomic region from Drosophila subpulchrella strain 33 F10 #4 breed RU33 chromosome 2R, RU_Dsub_v1.1 Primary Assembly, whole genome shotgun sequence encodes:
- the LOC119549496 gene encoding A disintegrin and metalloproteinase with thrombospondin motifs 18 isoform X3, with product MSSTLVLITALLLASTICQALPDLHKQMSPEQLQSVFHVDTHDAVPHYELVQLLHHENHNYNHQRRRRSIGERVKVNAAPPPHHVKKDLSKNAYYSELKHEAMSSGGNHLFGPEVSAIKSHYVSFSAFGQHLNLSLRATQGLFKGAPHQLRMWTVGSEPNATHGLELQEIAHEEHHRNEVGEVFQDEKNMAAILMRRHMETGDLIMEGNIGHDLVIKPLPHELSPNPEESHHIIYKREASAAEDQLSDFAFMEPDDLLASEKLERLQRRQSRSRRSAPSSPDFEDLNDEDEGALESEPQVAESRTRSRRQAPYIIYPEVLVIVDYDGYRLHGGDNLQVKRYFISFWNGVDLRYRLLKGPRIRISIAGIIISRGRDATPYLERNRVGRDAIDSAAALTDMGKYLFRERRLPVYDIAVAITKLDMCRRTSAYGECNRGTAGFAYVGGACVVNKRLEKVNSVAIIEDTGGFSGIIVAAHEVGHLLGAVHDGSPPPSYLGGPGAQRCRWEDGYIMSDLRHTERGFRWSACTVQSFHHFLNGDTATCLHNAPHEDSALGRSLPGTLLSLDAQCRRDRGTYACFKDERVCAQLFCFDAQTGYCVAYRPAAEGSACGNGYHCLDGRCTPLPSNIIPDYGHNYRLVYNVTSSSSSSSGNNGAKQQPPNGKDENQRQQQQQHLQEQQQLQDGLPDEENEATAGIQSNEAIERQKRKFPTPPTAASSAAQTSATSAASATPTPATPATSATPAKPITTSSFLDAYFKKLQALHDGGSAATSTTTSVSSSVSSATSSKQQQHAQQQQPDGSAFLKRTPNRSSIKAYKPSSSSSSNSSSQPQQQQYATNYIGDTTNNLPAVLDNSNSASSTTETAKKPKIKTQKLIRRTRVM from the exons ATGTCCTCAACATTGGTCCTTATCACAGCGCTCCTCTTGGCCAGCACAATATGCCAAGCCCTGCCAGAT TTGCACAAACAAATGTCGCCGGAGCAGCTGCAGTCAGTCTTCCACGTGGACACCCACGATGCAGTGCCGCACTATGAGCTCGTCCAGCTACTGCACCATGAAAACCACAACTACAACCaccagcggcggcggcggagcATCGGCGAGAGGGTAAAGGTCAACGCCGCCCCGCCGCCCCACCACGTGAAAAAGGATCTCAGCAAGAATGCCTACTACAGCGAGCTGAAGCACGAGGCCATGTCCTCGGGCGGCAATCACCTGTTCGGACCGGAAGTGAGTGCCATCAAGTCGCACTACGTGTCCTTCAGCGCCTTCGGCCAGCACCTGAACCTCAGCCTGCGCGCCACCCAAGGACTCTTCAAGGGCGCGCCCCACCAGCTGCGCATGTGGACGGTGGGCAGCGAGCCCAACGCCACCCACGGCCTGGAACTCCAGGAAATTGCCCACGAAGAG CATCACAGGAATGAAGTGGGGGAGGTCTTTCAGGATGAGAAGAATATGGCTGCGATCTTGATGCGGCGCCACATGGAAACTGGCGACCTGATAATG GAGGGCAATATCGGTCATGATCTGGTGATTAAGCCCCTGCCGCACGAACTGAGTCCCAATCCCGAGGAGTCCCACCACATCATCTACAAACGGGAGGCCTCCGCAGCAGAAGACCAACTGAGTGACTTTG CCTTCATGGAACCTGATGATCTGCTGGCCAGCGAAAAGCTCGAGAGGTTGCAGCGCCGTCAGAGTCGCAGTCGACGCAGTGCACCAAGTAGTCCCGACTTCGAGGATCTCAACGACGAGGACGAAGGAGCCCTGGAGTCGGAACCCCAAGTGGCCGAGTCCCGGACTCGATCCCGCCGCCAGGCCCCGTACATCATCTATCCCGAGGTCTTGGTTATTGTCGACTACGATGGCTATCGGCTGCATGGCGGCGATAATTTGCAG GTGAAGCGATACTTCATCTCGTTCTGGAACGGAGTTGATCTGCGCTATCGCCTGCTTAAGGGTCCCAGAATACGTATCAGCATTGCCGGCATTATCATTTCGAGG GGTCGTGATGCCACTCCCTATTTGGAACGCAATCGAGTGGGTCGGGATGCCATCGATTCGGCTGCTGCTCTCACGGACATGGGAAAATATCTGTTCCGGGAACGTCGACTGCCGGTCTACGATATTGCCGTTGCCATAACCAA ACTCGATATGTGCCGTCGCACCTCCGCTTATGGTGAATGTAATCGCGGTACCGCAG GCTTCGCTTACGTCGGTGGCGCATGCGTGGTGAACAAGCGACTGGAAAAGGTGAACAGCGTGGCCATCATCGAAGATACCGGCGGTTTCAGCGGCATTATCGTGGCTGCCCATGAAGTTGGACATCT GTTGGGAGCGGTGCATGACGGTTCGCCACCGCCCAGTTACTTGGGTGGACCAGGTGCCCAGCGGTGTCGCTGGGAGGATGGCTACATCATGTCCGATCTGCGTCACACGGAGCGGGGTTTCCGATGGTCCGCCTGCACGGTGCAGAGCTTCCATCACTTCCTGAA TGGAGATACGGCCACCTGCCTGCACAATGCCCCGCATGAGGACAGCGCCCTGGGTAGATCCCTGCCGGGAACCCTACTCTCCCTGGACGCCCAGTGCCGCAGGGATAGGGGGACGTATGCCTGCTTCAAGGACGAACGAGTGTGTGCCCAGCTCTTCTGCTTCGACGCCCAGACGGGATACTGCGTGGCCTACAGACCAGCGGCCGAGGGTTCGGCCTGCGGTAATGGATAC CACTGTCTGGATGGTCGATGCACACCACTGCCCTCGAATATCATTCCCGATTACGGACACAACTATCGTTTGGTCTACAA TGTAAccagcagcagtagcagcagcagcggcaacaacgGGGCGAAACAACAGCCGCCGAACGGCAAGGATGAGAACCAgagacagcagcagcagcaacatctccaggagcagcagcaactccaGGATGGGCTGCCCGATGAGGAGAACGAGGCGACTGCCGGCATTCAGAGCAATGAAGCGATTGAGCGGCAAAAACGTAAGTTCCCCACACCACCCACAGCGGCCAGCAGTGCTGCACAGACATCAGCAACATCGGCAGCATCGGCAACACCCACACCAGCAACACCAGCGACATCAGCAACACCCGCCAAACCGATAACAACTTCATCATTTCTCGATGCGTACTTTAAAAAACTGCAAGCCTTGCACGATGGTGGATCGGCAGCCACCAGCACAACCACCTCCGTGTCGTCATCAGTCAGCTCGGCAACATCCAGCAAGCAGCAACAGCAtgcacaacagcagcagccagATGGCAGCGCCTTTTTGAAACGTACGCCAAACCGGAGTAGTATTAAGGCATACAAACCTAGTAGTAGCAGTAGTAGTAACAGCAGTAGTCagccacaacagcaacaatatGCGACAAACTATATTGGCGACACCACAAACAATCTGCCAGCGGTGTTGGACAACAGTAACAGTGCGTCAAGCACCACGGAAACCGCCAAGAAAcccaaaatcaaaacacaaaaactaataCGCCGAACACGAGTCATGTAA
- the LOC119549496 gene encoding A disintegrin and metalloproteinase with thrombospondin motifs 18 isoform X4: MSSTLVLITALLLASTICQALPDLHKQMSPEQLQSVFHVDTHDAVPHYELVQLLHHENHNYNHQRRRRSIGERVKVNAAPPPHHVKKDLSKNAYYSELKHEAMSSGGNHLFGPEVSAIKSHYVSFSAFGQHLNLSLRATQGLFKGAPHQLRMWTVGSEPNATHGLELQEIAHEEHHRNEVGEVFQDEKNMAAILMRRHMETGDLIMEGNIGHDLVIKPLPHELSPNPEESHHIIYKREASAAEDQLSDFAFMEPDDLLASEKLERLQRRQSRSRRSAPSSPDFEDLNDEDEGALESEPQVAESRTRSRRQAPYIIYPEVLVIVDYDGYRLHGGDNLQVKRYFISFWNGVDLRYRLLKGPRIRISIAGIIISRGRDATPYLERNRVGRDAIDSAAALTDMGKYLFRERRLPVYDIAVAITKYDMCRRRKGGRCTKGTAGFAYVGGACVVNKRLEKVNSVAIIEDTGGFSGIIVAAHEVGHLLGAVHDGSPPPSYLGGPGAQRCRWEDGYIMSDLRHTERGFRWSACTVQSFHHFLNGDTATCLHNAPHEDSALGRSLPGTLLSLDAQCRRDRGTYACFKDERVCAQLFCFDAQTGYCVAYRPAAEGSACGNGYHCLDGRCTPLPSNIIPDYGHNYRLVYNVTSSSSSSSGNNGAKQQPPNGKDENQRQQQQQHLQEQQQLQDGLPDEENEATAGIQSNEAIERQKRKFPTPPTAASSAAQTSATSAASATPTPATPATSATPAKPITTSSFLDAYFKKLQALHDGGSAATSTTTSVSSSVSSATSSKQQQHAQQQQPDGSAFLKRTPNRSSIKAYKPSSSSSSNSSSQPQQQQYATNYIGDTTNNLPAVLDNSNSASSTTETAKKPKIKTQKLIRRTRVM; the protein is encoded by the exons ATGTCCTCAACATTGGTCCTTATCACAGCGCTCCTCTTGGCCAGCACAATATGCCAAGCCCTGCCAGAT TTGCACAAACAAATGTCGCCGGAGCAGCTGCAGTCAGTCTTCCACGTGGACACCCACGATGCAGTGCCGCACTATGAGCTCGTCCAGCTACTGCACCATGAAAACCACAACTACAACCaccagcggcggcggcggagcATCGGCGAGAGGGTAAAGGTCAACGCCGCCCCGCCGCCCCACCACGTGAAAAAGGATCTCAGCAAGAATGCCTACTACAGCGAGCTGAAGCACGAGGCCATGTCCTCGGGCGGCAATCACCTGTTCGGACCGGAAGTGAGTGCCATCAAGTCGCACTACGTGTCCTTCAGCGCCTTCGGCCAGCACCTGAACCTCAGCCTGCGCGCCACCCAAGGACTCTTCAAGGGCGCGCCCCACCAGCTGCGCATGTGGACGGTGGGCAGCGAGCCCAACGCCACCCACGGCCTGGAACTCCAGGAAATTGCCCACGAAGAG CATCACAGGAATGAAGTGGGGGAGGTCTTTCAGGATGAGAAGAATATGGCTGCGATCTTGATGCGGCGCCACATGGAAACTGGCGACCTGATAATG GAGGGCAATATCGGTCATGATCTGGTGATTAAGCCCCTGCCGCACGAACTGAGTCCCAATCCCGAGGAGTCCCACCACATCATCTACAAACGGGAGGCCTCCGCAGCAGAAGACCAACTGAGTGACTTTG CCTTCATGGAACCTGATGATCTGCTGGCCAGCGAAAAGCTCGAGAGGTTGCAGCGCCGTCAGAGTCGCAGTCGACGCAGTGCACCAAGTAGTCCCGACTTCGAGGATCTCAACGACGAGGACGAAGGAGCCCTGGAGTCGGAACCCCAAGTGGCCGAGTCCCGGACTCGATCCCGCCGCCAGGCCCCGTACATCATCTATCCCGAGGTCTTGGTTATTGTCGACTACGATGGCTATCGGCTGCATGGCGGCGATAATTTGCAG GTGAAGCGATACTTCATCTCGTTCTGGAACGGAGTTGATCTGCGCTATCGCCTGCTTAAGGGTCCCAGAATACGTATCAGCATTGCCGGCATTATCATTTCGAGG GGTCGTGATGCCACTCCCTATTTGGAACGCAATCGAGTGGGTCGGGATGCCATCGATTCGGCTGCTGCTCTCACGGACATGGGAAAATATCTGTTCCGGGAACGTCGACTGCCGGTCTACGATATTGCCGTTGCCATAACCAA GTATGATATGTGTCGCAGGCGTAAAGGAGGTCGTTGCACCAAGGGCACAGCGG GCTTCGCTTACGTCGGTGGCGCATGCGTGGTGAACAAGCGACTGGAAAAGGTGAACAGCGTGGCCATCATCGAAGATACCGGCGGTTTCAGCGGCATTATCGTGGCTGCCCATGAAGTTGGACATCT GTTGGGAGCGGTGCATGACGGTTCGCCACCGCCCAGTTACTTGGGTGGACCAGGTGCCCAGCGGTGTCGCTGGGAGGATGGCTACATCATGTCCGATCTGCGTCACACGGAGCGGGGTTTCCGATGGTCCGCCTGCACGGTGCAGAGCTTCCATCACTTCCTGAA TGGAGATACGGCCACCTGCCTGCACAATGCCCCGCATGAGGACAGCGCCCTGGGTAGATCCCTGCCGGGAACCCTACTCTCCCTGGACGCCCAGTGCCGCAGGGATAGGGGGACGTATGCCTGCTTCAAGGACGAACGAGTGTGTGCCCAGCTCTTCTGCTTCGACGCCCAGACGGGATACTGCGTGGCCTACAGACCAGCGGCCGAGGGTTCGGCCTGCGGTAATGGATAC CACTGTCTGGATGGTCGATGCACACCACTGCCCTCGAATATCATTCCCGATTACGGACACAACTATCGTTTGGTCTACAA TGTAAccagcagcagtagcagcagcagcggcaacaacgGGGCGAAACAACAGCCGCCGAACGGCAAGGATGAGAACCAgagacagcagcagcagcaacatctccaggagcagcagcaactccaGGATGGGCTGCCCGATGAGGAGAACGAGGCGACTGCCGGCATTCAGAGCAATGAAGCGATTGAGCGGCAAAAACGTAAGTTCCCCACACCACCCACAGCGGCCAGCAGTGCTGCACAGACATCAGCAACATCGGCAGCATCGGCAACACCCACACCAGCAACACCAGCGACATCAGCAACACCCGCCAAACCGATAACAACTTCATCATTTCTCGATGCGTACTTTAAAAAACTGCAAGCCTTGCACGATGGTGGATCGGCAGCCACCAGCACAACCACCTCCGTGTCGTCATCAGTCAGCTCGGCAACATCCAGCAAGCAGCAACAGCAtgcacaacagcagcagccagATGGCAGCGCCTTTTTGAAACGTACGCCAAACCGGAGTAGTATTAAGGCATACAAACCTAGTAGTAGCAGTAGTAGTAACAGCAGTAGTCagccacaacagcaacaatatGCGACAAACTATATTGGCGACACCACAAACAATCTGCCAGCGGTGTTGGACAACAGTAACAGTGCGTCAAGCACCACGGAAACCGCCAAGAAAcccaaaatcaaaacacaaaaactaataCGCCGAACACGAGTCATGTAA
- the LOC119549496 gene encoding A disintegrin and metalloproteinase with thrombospondin motifs 18 isoform X5 yields the protein MSSTLVLITALLLASTICQALPDLHKQMSPEQLQSVFHVDTHDAVPHYELVQLLHHENHNYNHQRRRRSIGERVKVNAAPPPHHVKKDLSKNAYYSELKHEAMSSGGNHLFGPEVSAIKSHYVSFSAFGQHLNLSLRATQGLFKGAPHQLRMWTVGSEPNATHGLELQEIAHEEHHRNEVGEVFQDEKNMAAILMRRHMETGDLIMEGNIGHDLVIKPLPHELSPNPEESHHIIYKREASAAEDQLSDFAFMEPDDLLASEKLERLQRRQSRSRRSAPSSPDFEDLNDEDEGALESEPQVAESRTRSRRQAPYIIYPEVLVIVDYDGYRLHGGDNLQVKRYFISFWNGVDLRYRLLKGPRIRISIAGIIISRGRDATPYLERNRVGRDAIDSAAALTDMGKYLFRERRLPVYDIAVAITKLDMCRRTSAYGECNRGTAGFAYVGGACVVNKRLEKVNSVAIIEDTGGFSGIIVAAHEVGHLLGAVHDGSPPPSYLGGPGAQRCRWEDGYIMSDLRHTERGFRWSACTVQSFHHFLNGDTATCLHNAPHEDSALGRSLPGTLLSLDAQCRRDRGTYACFKDERVCAQLFCFDAQTGYCVAYRPAAEGSACGNGYHCLDGRCTPLPSNIIPDYGHNYRLVYNSSSSSGNNGAKQQPPNGKDENQRQQQQQHLQEQQQLQDGLPDEENEATAGIQSNEAIERQKRKFPTPPTAASSAAQTSATSAASATPTPATPATSATPAKPITTSSFLDAYFKKLQALHDGGSAATSTTTSVSSSVSSATSSKQQQHAQQQQPDGSAFLKRTPNRSSIKAYKPSSSSSSNSSSQPQQQQYATNYIGDTTNNLPAVLDNSNSASSTTETAKKPKIKTQKLIRRTRVM from the exons ATGTCCTCAACATTGGTCCTTATCACAGCGCTCCTCTTGGCCAGCACAATATGCCAAGCCCTGCCAGAT TTGCACAAACAAATGTCGCCGGAGCAGCTGCAGTCAGTCTTCCACGTGGACACCCACGATGCAGTGCCGCACTATGAGCTCGTCCAGCTACTGCACCATGAAAACCACAACTACAACCaccagcggcggcggcggagcATCGGCGAGAGGGTAAAGGTCAACGCCGCCCCGCCGCCCCACCACGTGAAAAAGGATCTCAGCAAGAATGCCTACTACAGCGAGCTGAAGCACGAGGCCATGTCCTCGGGCGGCAATCACCTGTTCGGACCGGAAGTGAGTGCCATCAAGTCGCACTACGTGTCCTTCAGCGCCTTCGGCCAGCACCTGAACCTCAGCCTGCGCGCCACCCAAGGACTCTTCAAGGGCGCGCCCCACCAGCTGCGCATGTGGACGGTGGGCAGCGAGCCCAACGCCACCCACGGCCTGGAACTCCAGGAAATTGCCCACGAAGAG CATCACAGGAATGAAGTGGGGGAGGTCTTTCAGGATGAGAAGAATATGGCTGCGATCTTGATGCGGCGCCACATGGAAACTGGCGACCTGATAATG GAGGGCAATATCGGTCATGATCTGGTGATTAAGCCCCTGCCGCACGAACTGAGTCCCAATCCCGAGGAGTCCCACCACATCATCTACAAACGGGAGGCCTCCGCAGCAGAAGACCAACTGAGTGACTTTG CCTTCATGGAACCTGATGATCTGCTGGCCAGCGAAAAGCTCGAGAGGTTGCAGCGCCGTCAGAGTCGCAGTCGACGCAGTGCACCAAGTAGTCCCGACTTCGAGGATCTCAACGACGAGGACGAAGGAGCCCTGGAGTCGGAACCCCAAGTGGCCGAGTCCCGGACTCGATCCCGCCGCCAGGCCCCGTACATCATCTATCCCGAGGTCTTGGTTATTGTCGACTACGATGGCTATCGGCTGCATGGCGGCGATAATTTGCAG GTGAAGCGATACTTCATCTCGTTCTGGAACGGAGTTGATCTGCGCTATCGCCTGCTTAAGGGTCCCAGAATACGTATCAGCATTGCCGGCATTATCATTTCGAGG GGTCGTGATGCCACTCCCTATTTGGAACGCAATCGAGTGGGTCGGGATGCCATCGATTCGGCTGCTGCTCTCACGGACATGGGAAAATATCTGTTCCGGGAACGTCGACTGCCGGTCTACGATATTGCCGTTGCCATAACCAA ACTCGATATGTGCCGTCGCACCTCCGCTTATGGTGAATGTAATCGCGGTACCGCAG GCTTCGCTTACGTCGGTGGCGCATGCGTGGTGAACAAGCGACTGGAAAAGGTGAACAGCGTGGCCATCATCGAAGATACCGGCGGTTTCAGCGGCATTATCGTGGCTGCCCATGAAGTTGGACATCT GTTGGGAGCGGTGCATGACGGTTCGCCACCGCCCAGTTACTTGGGTGGACCAGGTGCCCAGCGGTGTCGCTGGGAGGATGGCTACATCATGTCCGATCTGCGTCACACGGAGCGGGGTTTCCGATGGTCCGCCTGCACGGTGCAGAGCTTCCATCACTTCCTGAA TGGAGATACGGCCACCTGCCTGCACAATGCCCCGCATGAGGACAGCGCCCTGGGTAGATCCCTGCCGGGAACCCTACTCTCCCTGGACGCCCAGTGCCGCAGGGATAGGGGGACGTATGCCTGCTTCAAGGACGAACGAGTGTGTGCCCAGCTCTTCTGCTTCGACGCCCAGACGGGATACTGCGTGGCCTACAGACCAGCGGCCGAGGGTTCGGCCTGCGGTAATGGATAC CACTGTCTGGATGGTCGATGCACACCACTGCCCTCGAATATCATTCCCGATTACGGACACAACTATCGTTTGGTCTACAA cagtagcagcagcagcggcaacaacgGGGCGAAACAACAGCCGCCGAACGGCAAGGATGAGAACCAgagacagcagcagcagcaacatctccaggagcagcagcaactccaGGATGGGCTGCCCGATGAGGAGAACGAGGCGACTGCCGGCATTCAGAGCAATGAAGCGATTGAGCGGCAAAAACGTAAGTTCCCCACACCACCCACAGCGGCCAGCAGTGCTGCACAGACATCAGCAACATCGGCAGCATCGGCAACACCCACACCAGCAACACCAGCGACATCAGCAACACCCGCCAAACCGATAACAACTTCATCATTTCTCGATGCGTACTTTAAAAAACTGCAAGCCTTGCACGATGGTGGATCGGCAGCCACCAGCACAACCACCTCCGTGTCGTCATCAGTCAGCTCGGCAACATCCAGCAAGCAGCAACAGCAtgcacaacagcagcagccagATGGCAGCGCCTTTTTGAAACGTACGCCAAACCGGAGTAGTATTAAGGCATACAAACCTAGTAGTAGCAGTAGTAGTAACAGCAGTAGTCagccacaacagcaacaatatGCGACAAACTATATTGGCGACACCACAAACAATCTGCCAGCGGTGTTGGACAACAGTAACAGTGCGTCAAGCACCACGGAAACCGCCAAGAAAcccaaaatcaaaacacaaaaactaataCGCCGAACACGAGTCATGTAA
- the LOC119549496 gene encoding A disintegrin and metalloproteinase with thrombospondin motifs 1 isoform X6: MSSTLVLITALLLASTICQALPDLHKQMSPEQLQSVFHVDTHDAVPHYELVQLLHHENHNYNHQRRRRSIGERVKVNAAPPPHHVKKDLSKNAYYSELKHEAMSSGGNHLFGPEVSAIKSHYVSFSAFGQHLNLSLRATQGLFKGAPHQLRMWTVGSEPNATHGLELQEIAHEEHHRNEVGEVFQDEKNMAAILMRRHMETGDLIMEGNIGHDLVIKPLPHELSPNPEESHHIIYKREASAAEDQLSDFAFMEPDDLLASEKLERLQRRQSRSRRSAPSSPDFEDLNDEDEGALESEPQVAESRTRSRRQAPYIIYPEVLVIVDYDGYRLHGGDNLQVKRYFISFWNGVDLRYRLLKGPRIRISIAGIIISRGRDATPYLERNRVGRDAIDSAAALTDMGKYLFRERRLPVYDIAVAITKLDMCRRTSAYGECNRGTAGFAYVGGACVVNKRLEKVNSVAIIEDTGGFSGIIVAAHEVGHLLGAVHDGSPPPSYLGGPGAQRCRWEDGYIMSDLRHTERGFRWSACTVQSFHHFLNGDTATCLHNAPHEDSALGRSLPGTLLSLDAQCRRDRGTYACFKDERVCAQLFCFDAQTGYCVAYRPAAEGSACGNGYHCLDGRCTPLPSNIIPDYGHNYRLVYNVTSSSSSSSGNNGAKQQPPNGKDENQRQQQQQHLQEQQQLQDGLPDEENEATAGIQSNEAIERQKRKFPTPPTAASSAAQTSATSAASATPTPATPATSATPAKPITTSSFLDAYFKKLQALHDGGSAATSTTTSVSSSVSSATSSKQQQHAQQQQPDGSAFLKLVNWKLFPF; this comes from the exons ATGTCCTCAACATTGGTCCTTATCACAGCGCTCCTCTTGGCCAGCACAATATGCCAAGCCCTGCCAGAT TTGCACAAACAAATGTCGCCGGAGCAGCTGCAGTCAGTCTTCCACGTGGACACCCACGATGCAGTGCCGCACTATGAGCTCGTCCAGCTACTGCACCATGAAAACCACAACTACAACCaccagcggcggcggcggagcATCGGCGAGAGGGTAAAGGTCAACGCCGCCCCGCCGCCCCACCACGTGAAAAAGGATCTCAGCAAGAATGCCTACTACAGCGAGCTGAAGCACGAGGCCATGTCCTCGGGCGGCAATCACCTGTTCGGACCGGAAGTGAGTGCCATCAAGTCGCACTACGTGTCCTTCAGCGCCTTCGGCCAGCACCTGAACCTCAGCCTGCGCGCCACCCAAGGACTCTTCAAGGGCGCGCCCCACCAGCTGCGCATGTGGACGGTGGGCAGCGAGCCCAACGCCACCCACGGCCTGGAACTCCAGGAAATTGCCCACGAAGAG CATCACAGGAATGAAGTGGGGGAGGTCTTTCAGGATGAGAAGAATATGGCTGCGATCTTGATGCGGCGCCACATGGAAACTGGCGACCTGATAATG GAGGGCAATATCGGTCATGATCTGGTGATTAAGCCCCTGCCGCACGAACTGAGTCCCAATCCCGAGGAGTCCCACCACATCATCTACAAACGGGAGGCCTCCGCAGCAGAAGACCAACTGAGTGACTTTG CCTTCATGGAACCTGATGATCTGCTGGCCAGCGAAAAGCTCGAGAGGTTGCAGCGCCGTCAGAGTCGCAGTCGACGCAGTGCACCAAGTAGTCCCGACTTCGAGGATCTCAACGACGAGGACGAAGGAGCCCTGGAGTCGGAACCCCAAGTGGCCGAGTCCCGGACTCGATCCCGCCGCCAGGCCCCGTACATCATCTATCCCGAGGTCTTGGTTATTGTCGACTACGATGGCTATCGGCTGCATGGCGGCGATAATTTGCAG GTGAAGCGATACTTCATCTCGTTCTGGAACGGAGTTGATCTGCGCTATCGCCTGCTTAAGGGTCCCAGAATACGTATCAGCATTGCCGGCATTATCATTTCGAGG GGTCGTGATGCCACTCCCTATTTGGAACGCAATCGAGTGGGTCGGGATGCCATCGATTCGGCTGCTGCTCTCACGGACATGGGAAAATATCTGTTCCGGGAACGTCGACTGCCGGTCTACGATATTGCCGTTGCCATAACCAA ACTCGATATGTGCCGTCGCACCTCCGCTTATGGTGAATGTAATCGCGGTACCGCAG GCTTCGCTTACGTCGGTGGCGCATGCGTGGTGAACAAGCGACTGGAAAAGGTGAACAGCGTGGCCATCATCGAAGATACCGGCGGTTTCAGCGGCATTATCGTGGCTGCCCATGAAGTTGGACATCT GTTGGGAGCGGTGCATGACGGTTCGCCACCGCCCAGTTACTTGGGTGGACCAGGTGCCCAGCGGTGTCGCTGGGAGGATGGCTACATCATGTCCGATCTGCGTCACACGGAGCGGGGTTTCCGATGGTCCGCCTGCACGGTGCAGAGCTTCCATCACTTCCTGAA TGGAGATACGGCCACCTGCCTGCACAATGCCCCGCATGAGGACAGCGCCCTGGGTAGATCCCTGCCGGGAACCCTACTCTCCCTGGACGCCCAGTGCCGCAGGGATAGGGGGACGTATGCCTGCTTCAAGGACGAACGAGTGTGTGCCCAGCTCTTCTGCTTCGACGCCCAGACGGGATACTGCGTGGCCTACAGACCAGCGGCCGAGGGTTCGGCCTGCGGTAATGGATAC CACTGTCTGGATGGTCGATGCACACCACTGCCCTCGAATATCATTCCCGATTACGGACACAACTATCGTTTGGTCTACAA TGTAAccagcagcagtagcagcagcagcggcaacaacgGGGCGAAACAACAGCCGCCGAACGGCAAGGATGAGAACCAgagacagcagcagcagcaacatctccaggagcagcagcaactccaGGATGGGCTGCCCGATGAGGAGAACGAGGCGACTGCCGGCATTCAGAGCAATGAAGCGATTGAGCGGCAAAAACGTAAGTTCCCCACACCACCCACAGCGGCCAGCAGTGCTGCACAGACATCAGCAACATCGGCAGCATCGGCAACACCCACACCAGCAACACCAGCGACATCAGCAACACCCGCCAAACCGATAACAACTTCATCATTTCTCGATGCGTACTTTAAAAAACTGCAAGCCTTGCACGATGGTGGATCGGCAGCCACCAGCACAACCACCTCCGTGTCGTCATCAGTCAGCTCGGCAACATCCAGCAAGCAGCAACAGCAtgcacaacagcagcagccagATGGCAGCGCCTTTTTGAAAC TGGTTAACTGGAAGCTGTTTCCGTTCTAG